In Scatophagus argus isolate fScaArg1 chromosome 3, fScaArg1.pri, whole genome shotgun sequence, the genomic stretch ACCATCTGTAACATGATCGAAGCGTAGAGGCGGGGTGGGCTATTATGTGATGAGGAGGGGTCCATCGACTCATGCACCTGTCAGTCAGTCGGGAGCTTTGACGGTTaccagaccccccccccccccaagttATACACTGAAGTGGTGAGCACTTAAGTGTAAGACCTGACCTCCAGCCTTCGGCCACTATTAGGCACCACTTTCAACAAAAATCCTTTCAGAGACTTTATATTCATATATCTTAGAAAGAACGTGTCCATGTACAGTTAAAGCCAAGCAGGTGTACATCCACAGTGCTTCACCTGCTAGGTCTAAATCTTTCATTTCTCGTTACAAAAAGGTCACTCATTTTGTCCCCGTGATGCCTTGTAAATGCATATTTGTTGCAAGAAACCCTAAAAAGTGGAAATGTCAAGTATTTCAGTGACACTAAACAGCTTGTTACGACGAACTCTCTGCAGTGTGAGAATGTCTGTCATGTACCCCATCTCTCCTTGTACAGGGGCAGAATTGCCCCCTCCATCCCCCCCAACAGACTACTTGTAGACTACATGACATCAGTGAGGAAGGAGgtgtggggttggggggggtgTACTTGGGAGCTGGTGAACTGGGCGGGCGCTGTTGCACGTGTTCTGAATGGGGAAGACGGGCTCGCATCGCATTTCTCATGTCCAATCGATCCCTGCTCGGGAGGAGCGACGGGAGCGCAACTATCACTCCTGCATCACTATACCATCACTCTCATCAGCATCTCTCCGGCGACTACAGCGCCTCTGTGTGCCATTCGCGCACAGGGGGATGAACTTGTGTGGAGTGTTCGCCAAAAAACATCAGCTATCCGCGTCTCCTTGGGGGAATTACGCACTTTTTACGACTTTCTCCTCACTGTGGTTTTGAGATGGGACACGGTGAGACCATGGCACGTTGGACCACATCGCTGCTGCGAGAGCTCTGCTTTCTCACCCGGCTCCGGAGGGCTGCTTCTCTGGCGTGGCTGTAGCCCCCCGCCCCCCAATTCATCCCCCCCTCACCCctgcttcagtgtgtttgtacGCGGGCTCCGGGAAGTGGACAGGAGGCTCAAAAGGATTTCCCAGTTTAGTGGGAAAACAAAATCGGTGGAGTTGAAGCAGAAAGTGGCAAAGCGCTCTACTGTCTCACCTGGATCCTTTACAATCCCCTGTGATCATGTCTTCGAGTTTATAGATTTGGGTaaggttgtgtttttattcaaattcaATTAGTGTGGATTCACATTGTAATTCCCTGCGTCCTTTCGTGGCGCACGGTCAATAGGCTAATGAAACGAGGATGGGGGTCAGAGGGGGGACTTGGGCTGTAGAGatgtggaacatttttttttccacgggCAGCAGAGAGTGAAGGGGTGTTGACTGTGTGGTGGCTGACTCACTAAATGACTGGCGAGCTGAAAGCAACTTTCAAAACGATTTCTTAAAAGAACAGCGGGATATCCAGCGGCAACCTTAATCTGATCTCCAAGCGGCTCCGCTTCCTCTCGGCGGGTGATTGCCACGCGTAAAAATGATGAGCCGATTCTTAAACGACTGTCAGTTCCGCTGACCCGACCGTGTGTAGCGCGCGGTGTCGGCCGGGGCAGGGGAGACTGAGGTGAGACTGATGCGGTGTTTCGCAGCTGTGAGGTTAAATAAGCGATCGGTCTGCGCTCGGCGCTGCTTAGTACCTATTGAGTGATCTGCGAGACTGATCTGCTGACCGGGCTCTTTTCACGCGCCTTTCTAATCGCTTTGCATGGATCGTGATCGGCTGGgaataaagagagggagagagagagagagagagagagagagagagagcgctcAGACATATGGGAGAGAAATGAGGTGCCGCCGGGTTCAGATTGCGCACGGAGGCAGGGAGGTGTGTTGCAGAACCTAATGGGCACATTCTATTGggcgcgcacgcacacactcggagactctctctctctctctctctctctctctctctcctgagcacacacacaaactgagaggGGAAAATTACTCGGTGCATGTTAATGGGCGCAGTAATGAGACCCAGCCCCTATCGTGTTGTAATTGTTAGTCATCCTTGTCTCCACCCCTCCCGCTCCTCTCCcattccttccttctctccctttGCTTATATCTCTCGCTGTCCCGCTGCTCAGGTCTGCAATTTGTACTGTATTGAAGGAGTGTAATTATTTCCCCATTGTTTTTAGCGCGCGCGGCAGTGGCACTCCACAGAAAGTGGTGTCATTActgtgacaggagaggagagaggagggccCGGTGGAGAGGATCGGTCCAGGGACTTAATTCTCATTGACAGTCACATTAACACAGGAGCAGCACTCTTAATCCTGGGGAGATTACTCTCTCCATCATGACCCCCTGTCACACCAAGctgtcctccacacacacacacacacacacacacacctgtaccAGAGTGGCGTTCTGACGTcttgctgtgctgcttttcctATCCGCAGTGGATGacttctcctctgtctttgtcaccCCTTTCTAtctcctcccaccctccctcttcccctttcccctccctcccactgcACCTTtcacataaccacacacacacacacacacacacacaaattcactcACTTGGCAATTACTCCTCTCTCCAGGCTCACTCTCATCtggacacccccccccccccctcgcttTCTTCCCACAGTAGCTCCCAGCAGCGGGACAGCCGGCATCCTCAGAGGGCCGTTCAGCTCTGTATGTCTCAACAGCCTCCTATCTACTTACCCCACAGAGGGTTGTTCAGGATGACTAGCTGGGAATGAGGGGGAATGGATTGTGTGCATTTGTAATTGTGCATGAGGACACAGCCAAGCAGAGAGGGGCGATGGACGGCGGAGAGG encodes the following:
- the tafa4b gene encoding chemokine-like protein TAFA-4b isoform X1, which codes for MTSVRKEVWGWGGCTWELVNWAGAVARVLNGEDGLASHFSCPIDPCSGGATGAQLSLLHHYTITLISISPATTAPLCAIRAQGDELVWSVRQKTSAIRVSLGELRTFYDFLLTVVLRWDTVRPWHVGPHRCCESSAFSPGSGGLLLWRGCSPPPPNSSPPHPCFSVFVRGLREVDRRLKRISQFSGKTKSVELKQKVAKRSTVSPGSFTIPCDHVFEFIDLGGFFCLW